Proteins from one Cyanobacteria bacterium FACHB-DQ100 genomic window:
- a CDS encoding carboxylating nicotinate-nucleotide diphosphorylase: MVNKASVLPSFLLLDRILQDWLLEDIGRGDRTTQALISPGTRQAVWIAKEGGVIAGLPIAARVFHLLNPSTVFTRLVEEGEAVEKGQTIAEIQGAYDALLTGERVALNLAMRLSGIATMTRQYVEKIEDLPTQLADTRKTTPGLRLLEKYATQVGGATNHRMGLDDAAMIKDNHIVAAGGIENAIAQVRAQIPYPLTIEVETETLDMVQEAIEHGADIIMLDNMPLEMMRQAVGMIRSANERIKIEASGNVTLETLRAIAETGVDFISSSAPVTRSTWLDLSMKFKR; this comes from the coding sequence ATTGTGAACAAGGCTTCTGTACTTCCATCATTCTTACTTCTCGATCGCATCCTTCAAGACTGGCTACTCGAAGATATTGGACGCGGCGATCGCACGACTCAAGCGTTGATTTCGCCTGGAACTCGGCAAGCGGTTTGGATTGCAAAAGAGGGAGGCGTAATTGCAGGATTACCGATCGCGGCAAGAGTGTTTCATCTGTTGAATCCGTCTACCGTGTTTACGCGATTGGTTGAAGAAGGGGAAGCGGTAGAGAAAGGGCAGACGATCGCTGAAATTCAAGGTGCTTACGATGCACTGTTAACGGGCGAAAGAGTTGCACTGAATTTAGCGATGCGCCTCAGTGGAATTGCAACGATGACACGGCAGTATGTTGAGAAGATTGAGGATTTACCCACGCAGCTAGCCGATACGCGCAAAACAACACCCGGATTGCGATTGCTTGAAAAGTATGCAACGCAGGTGGGAGGTGCAACCAATCACCGGATGGGATTGGATGATGCGGCGATGATTAAAGACAATCATATTGTTGCGGCGGGAGGAATCGAAAATGCGATCGCCCAAGTTCGCGCTCAGATTCCGTATCCGTTGACGATCGAAGTCGAAACCGAGACTCTAGACATGGTGCAGGAAGCGATCGAACACGGAGCCGACATCATCATGCTGGACAATATGCCGTTAGAAATGATGCGTCAGGCGGTCGGGATGATTCGATCGGCAAATGAGCGGATTAAGATTGAGGCATCGGGGAATGTGACCTTAGAGACGTTGAGAGCGATCGCAGAAACCGGAGTGGATTTCATTTCCAGTAGCGCTCCAGTGACACGATCGACTTGGTTAGATTTAAGTATGAAATTCAAGCGATGA
- a CDS encoding 30S ribosomal protein S18 has product MTYFRRRVSPIKPGDPIDYKDVDLLRKFITERGKILPRRITGLTAKQQRDLTVAIKRARVIALLPFVNQEG; this is encoded by the coding sequence ATGACTTACTTCCGCCGTCGAGTTTCCCCGATTAAGCCTGGTGATCCGATCGATTATAAAGATGTCGATCTGCTCCGCAAATTTATCACTGAGCGCGGTAAAATCTTGCCCCGCCGAATTACCGGACTCACCGCAAAGCAGCAGCGCGATCTCACCGTTGCAATTAAACGCGCCCGCGTCATTGCTTTACTACCGTTTGTTAATCAAGAAGGCTAA
- the ntrB gene encoding nitrate ABC transporter permease, translated as MILQLNLAAVFTAVAQATVRRTKPILSSDRILYPALGFLGVIGVWWIIALSKHELMPTPPEALVANLDYILNPFYRRGPGDLGIGWLLLASLRRVLIGFGLGAIVAIPIGFLIGMSEKAMMALNPVIQILKPVSPLAWLPIALAIFNLADPSAIFVIFITSLWATIINTALGVASVPKDYLDVARVLEMPRWRRILKIVLPASLPYIFTGLRISLGVAWLVIVAVEMLTGGVGIGFFVWDEWSRLNLSSVFLAVLVIGLTGLLLDLALAQIEAWVTHRRRAS; from the coding sequence ATGATTCTGCAATTGAATTTAGCGGCAGTGTTTACTGCTGTAGCTCAGGCTACGGTACGCCGGACAAAACCAATCCTATCGAGCGATCGCATTCTCTATCCGGCGCTCGGTTTCCTGGGTGTGATTGGTGTGTGGTGGATCATTGCACTAAGCAAACACGAACTGATGCCCACGCCGCCCGAAGCGCTGGTAGCAAATTTAGACTATATTCTTAATCCGTTTTATCGTCGAGGCCCTGGCGATCTAGGAATTGGTTGGCTGTTACTCGCAAGCTTAAGACGAGTATTGATTGGGTTTGGTTTGGGCGCGATCGTTGCCATTCCGATCGGCTTTTTGATTGGAATGTCCGAAAAAGCGATGATGGCGCTCAATCCGGTGATCCAGATTCTCAAACCCGTATCGCCACTGGCTTGGCTCCCGATCGCGCTGGCGATTTTTAACTTGGCTGATCCCTCTGCCATCTTTGTAATTTTCATTACCTCGCTATGGGCAACGATCATTAACACTGCATTGGGAGTTGCTAGTGTTCCTAAAGACTATTTAGACGTAGCGCGAGTGTTGGAAATGCCGCGCTGGAGACGCATACTCAAGATTGTTTTGCCTGCAAGCTTGCCGTATATTTTTACAGGCTTACGAATTAGCTTAGGCGTTGCTTGGCTTGTCATTGTTGCCGTGGAAATGCTCACAGGCGGAGTCGGGATCGGTTTCTTTGTGTGGGATGAATGGAGCCGATTGAACCTGAGTTCAGTGTTCTTAGCCGTGCTCGTGATTGGACTAACTGGACTATTGTTAGACCTCGCCCTAGCCCAAATTGAAGCTTGGGTTACACATCGCCGCCGCGCTTCGTAG
- a CDS encoding LON peptidase substrate-binding domain-containing protein yields MTSSIAVRELPLFPLPDLVLFPGRPLPLHIFEFRYRMMMNTILESDRRFGVLMWDQAKGQPAPVGCCAEIVQFQRLPDDRMKVLTLGQQRFRVLEYTREKPYRVGLVEWIEDRPPTQDLRPLAKEVNQLLHDVVRLSEKLSGQDIELPEEIPSLPTELSYWIASNLHNVPDEQQSLLELQDTQARLERESEILTSTRNHLAARTVLKDTLKDVAE; encoded by the coding sequence ATGACTTCATCGATCGCGGTTCGCGAACTTCCCCTATTCCCGTTGCCTGACCTCGTTTTATTTCCAGGTCGTCCCTTACCGTTGCACATCTTCGAGTTTCGCTACCGAATGATGATGAACACGATTCTGGAGAGCGATCGACGGTTTGGCGTGTTGATGTGGGATCAAGCCAAAGGGCAACCTGCGCCTGTTGGGTGTTGTGCAGAAATCGTGCAGTTTCAGCGATTGCCGGACGATCGAATGAAGGTTTTGACGCTTGGACAGCAGCGCTTTAGAGTGTTGGAATACACTCGTGAGAAGCCTTACCGCGTGGGTTTGGTTGAGTGGATTGAAGATCGTCCACCAACTCAGGATTTGAGACCTTTAGCGAAGGAAGTGAATCAGCTTCTTCATGACGTGGTGCGGCTTTCGGAGAAGCTGTCCGGTCAAGATATCGAGCTACCAGAAGAAATTCCGAGCTTGCCGACTGAGCTTTCGTACTGGATTGCAAGCAATTTGCATAATGTGCCGGACGAGCAGCAATCGCTTTTAGAACTGCAAGACACTCAGGCTCGGCTAGAACGAGAATCTGAAATTCTAACTTCAACTCGAAATCATTTAGCAGCTCGGACTGTGCTAAAGGACACGCTGAAAGATGTTGCAGAGTAA
- the argS gene encoding arginine--tRNA ligase, with product MIATFSELKNRLEAALVLAFGAELAGTDPMLVPTSNAKFGDYQANVAMSLAKRLGKQPRAIAQEIVQNLQIDDLCETPEIAGPGFINLKLKPAYLQAQLSAMAGDSRLGIAVVKDPKKVVVDFSSPNIAKEMHVGHLRSTIIGDSIARILEFQGHDVLRLNHVGDWGTQFGMLITYLREVAPEALTTADALDLGDLVAFYKKAKQRFDEDPEFQEKSRQEVVRLQSGAEDTLRAWRLLCDQSRREFQVIYDLLDIQLTERGESFYNPLLLQVVEDLEKEGLLVEDQGAKCVFLEGFTNREGNPLPLIIQKSDGGYNYATTDLAAIRYRVQQDHADRLIYVTDAGQANHFAQVFQVARRADWIPGSVEVAHVPFGLVQGEDGKKLKTRSGDTVRLRDLLDEAVERSRTDLETRLATEERHESEDFINHAAKTVGISAVKYADLSQNRTSNYIFSYDKMLALQGNTAPYMLYAYARIQGISRKGGIDFNQLGSDVQMVLEHETELTLAKQLLQFSTVLSEVEQELFPNRLCDYLFQLSQKFNVFYDRDQGVPVLQAEEPARTSRLVLCDLTARTLKLGLSLLGIQVLERM from the coding sequence ATGATTGCTACATTCTCTGAATTAAAAAATCGTCTCGAAGCTGCTTTGGTGTTGGCATTTGGCGCAGAACTGGCGGGAACTGATCCGATGCTGGTGCCGACCAGTAATGCGAAGTTTGGGGATTATCAGGCGAATGTGGCAATGTCGCTGGCGAAACGTTTGGGGAAACAGCCAAGAGCGATCGCGCAAGAAATTGTTCAAAATTTGCAGATCGATGACCTTTGCGAAACGCCGGAAATTGCAGGTCCCGGATTTATCAATTTGAAGCTGAAGCCTGCTTATCTTCAGGCGCAATTAAGTGCGATGGCAGGAGATTCACGCTTAGGCATTGCGGTGGTAAAAGATCCAAAGAAAGTGGTCGTGGATTTTTCGAGTCCGAACATTGCGAAAGAAATGCACGTTGGGCATTTGCGATCAACGATTATTGGAGATTCGATCGCTCGAATTCTAGAATTCCAAGGGCATGATGTGTTGCGTCTCAATCACGTCGGAGATTGGGGAACACAGTTCGGAATGCTGATTACGTATCTTCGGGAAGTTGCGCCCGAAGCCCTGACGACAGCCGATGCCTTAGATTTGGGCGATTTAGTTGCGTTTTATAAGAAAGCGAAGCAACGGTTTGACGAAGACCCAGAGTTTCAGGAAAAATCGCGGCAAGAAGTAGTGCGATTGCAGTCGGGTGCAGAAGATACTTTGAGAGCTTGGCGATTGTTGTGTGATCAGTCGCGTCGTGAGTTTCAGGTCATCTATGATTTGCTGGATATTCAACTTACAGAGCGAGGAGAGTCGTTCTACAATCCACTATTACTGCAAGTGGTCGAAGACTTGGAGAAGGAAGGCTTACTGGTTGAAGATCAAGGCGCAAAATGCGTGTTTCTTGAAGGCTTTACGAACCGGGAAGGCAACCCATTACCTTTGATTATTCAGAAGTCAGATGGTGGCTATAACTATGCAACTACTGATTTAGCTGCGATTCGCTATCGGGTGCAGCAGGATCATGCCGATCGCTTAATCTATGTCACTGATGCAGGTCAGGCGAATCATTTTGCTCAAGTGTTTCAGGTTGCCCGCCGCGCAGATTGGATTCCGGGTAGTGTTGAAGTCGCGCATGTGCCATTTGGATTGGTGCAGGGTGAAGATGGGAAGAAGCTGAAGACACGATCGGGCGATACCGTTCGACTGCGGGATTTGCTCGATGAAGCAGTGGAACGATCGCGCACTGATCTAGAAACTCGACTCGCAACCGAAGAGCGCCACGAATCCGAAGACTTTATCAATCATGCTGCAAAAACAGTAGGGATCAGCGCAGTGAAGTATGCTGATCTGAGCCAAAACCGTACTAGTAACTATATCTTCAGTTACGACAAGATGCTTGCGCTTCAAGGCAATACTGCGCCTTATATGCTTTATGCTTATGCTCGGATTCAAGGGATTAGTCGCAAAGGCGGAATTGACTTCAATCAGCTAGGTTCTGATGTTCAAATGGTGCTAGAACATGAAACCGAACTCACTTTGGCAAAACAGTTACTTCAGTTCAGCACTGTTCTATCCGAAGTAGAGCAAGAACTATTTCCAAATCGACTTTGTGACTATCTGTTCCAACTCAGTCAGAAATTCAATGTGTTTTACGATCGCGATCAAGGCGTTCCTGTGCTGCAAGCGGAAGAACCTGCACGGACTTCTCGATTGGTACTGTGTGACTTGACAGCCAGAACATTGAAGCTTGGACTATCGCTGTTGGGAATTCAGGTGCTAGAGCGGATGTAA
- a CDS encoding DUF1993 domain-containing protein, translated as MQSQNIDLIQSLFQSRLATLEHLLRSAQTHFCEDESFLQKRIAADMFPFGTQIAFTCNQPRNFALWCDRKPANNLDPDVTSLAQAYEHLTNTNELLLSINVEDTKLAEMTCIDLGQNLYIELSGSAYVNEFLVPNFYFHMVTAYDILRMAGVPIGKQDYMMHLMPLVRTG; from the coding sequence ATGCAAAGTCAGAATATAGATTTAATCCAAAGCCTCTTTCAAAGCCGCTTAGCAACTCTTGAGCATCTCTTAAGGTCAGCTCAGACTCATTTTTGTGAGGACGAGTCGTTCCTTCAAAAGCGTATTGCGGCTGATATGTTTCCCTTCGGTACACAAATTGCTTTCACCTGTAATCAACCACGCAACTTTGCTCTCTGGTGCGATCGTAAACCTGCGAATAATTTAGATCCAGATGTTACATCTCTCGCGCAGGCATACGAACACCTAACCAACACGAATGAACTCCTTTTGAGCATTAACGTTGAAGATACCAAGCTAGCTGAGATGACCTGCATTGATTTGGGTCAGAACCTCTACATCGAGCTATCTGGTAGCGCCTATGTAAATGAATTTCTAGTTCCAAACTTTTACTTTCATATGGTCACAGCTTACGACATTCTTCGTATGGCTGGTGTGCCAATTGGAAAGCAAGATTACATGATGCACCTAATGCCATTAGTTAGGACGGGCTGA
- the rpsJ gene encoding 30S ribosomal protein S10 has product MATIQQQKIRIRLKAFDRRLLDTSCEKIVDTANRTNATAIGPIPLPTRRKIYCVLRSPHVDKDSREHFETRTHHRLIDIYQPSSKTIDALMKLDLPAGVDIEVKL; this is encoded by the coding sequence ATGGCAACGATTCAACAGCAAAAAATTCGCATTCGCCTCAAAGCGTTCGATCGACGTTTACTCGATACATCTTGTGAAAAGATCGTCGATACTGCAAACCGCACGAATGCGACCGCAATTGGTCCGATTCCGCTTCCGACTCGTCGTAAAATCTATTGCGTTCTGCGCTCTCCGCACGTTGATAAGGACTCGCGTGAGCATTTTGAAACTCGGACGCACCATCGCTTGATTGATATCTATCAGCCTTCTTCTAAGACGATCGATGCTCTTATGAAGCTCGATCTTCCGGCGGGTGTGGATATCGAAGTGAAGCTGTAA
- the tuf gene encoding elongation factor Tu has translation MARAKFERTKPHVNIGTIGHVDHGKTTLTAAITMTLSALGQAAARKYEDIDAAPEEKARGITINTAHVEYETETRHYAHVDCPGHADYVKNMITGAAQMDGAILVVSAADGPMPQTREHILLARQVGVPRLVVFLNKKDMVDDEELLELVELEVRELLDSYEFPGDEIPITAGSALQAVEAMTANPKTKKGENEWVDCIYALMDSVDEYIPTPERDVDKPFLMAVEDVFSITGRGTVATGRIERGKVKVQDEVELVGIRDTRKSTVTGIEMFKKSLEEGMAGDNAGILLRGIQKADIERGMVLAKPGSIKPHTQFESEVYILKKEEGGRHTPFFPGYRPQFYVRTTDVTGTISNFTTDEGGEAEMVMPGDRIKMTVELINPIAIEQGMRFAIREGGRTVGAGVVSKILK, from the coding sequence ATGGCACGCGCAAAGTTTGAACGGACTAAACCCCACGTCAACATCGGCACGATCGGTCACGTTGACCACGGCAAAACCACACTCACGGCTGCTATCACGATGACCCTTTCAGCTCTGGGTCAAGCGGCAGCCCGAAAGTACGAAGACATTGATGCAGCCCCGGAAGAAAAAGCACGGGGGATCACAATCAACACCGCTCACGTGGAGTACGAAACTGAAACCCGTCACTATGCTCACGTTGACTGTCCCGGACACGCCGACTATGTGAAAAACATGATCACGGGTGCGGCTCAGATGGACGGCGCGATCTTGGTTGTATCTGCGGCTGATGGCCCGATGCCCCAAACTCGTGAACACATCCTCTTGGCTCGTCAGGTGGGCGTTCCTCGTCTGGTAGTCTTCTTGAACAAGAAAGACATGGTGGACGACGAAGAACTGCTGGAACTCGTTGAACTCGAAGTTCGCGAACTGTTGGATTCGTATGAATTTCCCGGTGACGAAATTCCGATCACCGCAGGTTCGGCACTCCAGGCGGTTGAAGCAATGACTGCTAACCCCAAGACCAAGAAGGGTGAAAACGAGTGGGTTGACTGCATTTACGCGCTGATGGATTCGGTTGACGAATACATCCCAACTCCTGAGCGCGATGTTGACAAGCCGTTCTTGATGGCAGTTGAAGACGTATTCTCGATCACAGGTCGGGGTACGGTGGCAACGGGTCGGATCGAGCGCGGTAAAGTCAAAGTGCAAGACGAAGTTGAACTCGTTGGTATCCGCGACACTCGCAAGAGTACTGTGACCGGAATCGAAATGTTCAAGAAGAGCCTTGAAGAAGGGATGGCAGGCGACAACGCAGGTATCTTGCTTCGGGGTATTCAAAAGGCCGATATTGAGCGTGGCATGGTGCTGGCGAAGCCCGGTTCGATCAAGCCTCACACTCAATTCGAGTCTGAAGTATACATTCTGAAGAAAGAAGAAGGCGGTCGTCACACTCCGTTCTTCCCTGGCTATCGTCCTCAGTTCTACGTTCGGACAACTGACGTAACTGGAACCATCAGCAACTTCACAACCGACGAAGGCGGCGAAGCTGAAATGGTGATGCCTGGAGACCGGATCAAGATGACTGTGGAACTGATCAACCCGATCGCAATCGAACAAGGAATGCGCTTTGCAATCCGTGAAGGCGGTCGTACCGTTGGTGCAGGCGTGGTCTCGAAAATCCTCAAGTAA
- the rpmG gene encoding 50S ribosomal protein L33 yields MAKNKGVRLIITLECTECRTNPAKRSPGVSRYTTSKNRRNTTARLELKKFCTHCNRHTPHKEIK; encoded by the coding sequence ATGGCAAAGAATAAAGGCGTAAGACTCATCATTACGCTGGAATGTACTGAGTGCCGCACCAATCCGGCAAAGCGCTCTCCCGGTGTGTCTCGTTACACCACCTCGAAAAACCGCCGCAACACCACAGCGCGTCTAGAACTGAAAAAGTTCTGCACCCACTGCAATCGGCACACCCCCCACAAAGAAATTAAATAA
- a CDS encoding Uma2 family endonuclease, with the protein MTQAKVRFHSFEEYLTYDDGTDALYELFNGELIEVPPESGLNVGIAAFLFGQFLSIVGHLRVRPHGLELEVRGEPRNRYPDLTIIREEHIQQLLRRNTIRLSMAPPVLVIEVVSPGELQRDRDYVAKRSQYQDRGIPEYWIVDPDAQTVTVLGLHGNRYEETGVFRGDDRIVSSTFPELVLTAQQLF; encoded by the coding sequence ATGACTCAAGCGAAAGTTCGATTTCACAGTTTTGAAGAGTATCTGACCTACGACGATGGGACAGATGCACTGTACGAATTATTTAACGGAGAGCTAATCGAAGTGCCGCCAGAGTCGGGATTGAATGTTGGAATTGCAGCATTTTTGTTTGGGCAGTTTTTGTCGATCGTCGGTCATCTGCGAGTCAGACCGCATGGATTAGAACTCGAAGTGAGAGGCGAACCGCGTAATCGATATCCAGATTTGACCATTATTCGCGAAGAACACATTCAGCAGTTACTTCGACGCAATACAATTCGATTGTCGATGGCTCCGCCTGTATTGGTAATTGAAGTTGTCAGTCCAGGCGAATTGCAGCGAGACCGGGATTATGTGGCAAAGCGATCGCAGTATCAAGACCGAGGAATTCCTGAATATTGGATTGTTGATCCAGACGCTCAGACTGTGACGGTATTAGGGCTTCACGGGAATCGGTATGAAGAAACGGGTGTTTTTCGAGGGGACGATCGTATTGTTTCTTCCACTTTTCCAGAATTAGTCCTGACGGCTCAACAGCTTTTTTAA
- a CDS encoding VacB/RNase II family 3'-5' exoribonuclease — protein sequence MEKGTLIEFRANGERRLAVADRPEGKKHWIAIDDRSQNHTLHPRQITYEVANQTFKPSDIPNFLKEVQPFLDPSSLEVAWEILSEGSDSTNPKELAMLLFSEQSPAMCYAAYYLLSEDKLYFKQKGDRYEPRSATQVAELKHQIEMEAQRQRDWQSFLERIQLVLAGTPTEWQSTDRPRLDALERFATVEEAPNRSSAIEVLAALKRPETSSAAFQLLVDLGIWSPHENMFLRRAQVPIQFSNKVLEVTHHRLEFPPADLDVNRLDLTHLKVYTIDDESTREIDDGLSLEVLPDGREKIWIHIADPTRWVAPGDELDLDARKRITTIYLPTGMIPMFPSELATGPMSLNPGKTCCALSFGVTLTKEGAVEDYSIHASSIRSTYRLTYDDVDEMLHLGIQGEPEIEALAKWAKRRTAWRQSQGAISIHMPESSIKVKSDGEVTIEVLDDALSRQLVAEMMILAGEVAARYAQTHNLPLPFRGQPQPELPSDEELLQLPAGPVRSCAIRRCMPRSELTITPARHASLGLDTYTQVTSPIRRYSDLVAHFQIKAHLRGDVLPFSVEEVKELMINIGLAVQEAVFVERQTNRYWSLEYLRRHSNEVWDALMLRWLREHEGLGLVLLEELGLELPMVFARSARPGDQLRLKVSLVDPRRDEIRFQEVTQQEAQQAVG from the coding sequence ATGGAGAAGGGAACCTTAATCGAATTTCGCGCCAACGGAGAACGCCGCCTCGCTGTTGCCGATCGTCCAGAAGGTAAAAAACACTGGATTGCGATCGACGATCGTTCTCAAAACCACACCCTTCATCCGCGCCAAATTACTTACGAAGTCGCAAATCAAACCTTTAAGCCTTCCGACATTCCAAATTTTCTCAAAGAAGTCCAGCCCTTCCTTGATCCTTCCAGCCTAGAAGTCGCCTGGGAAATCCTGAGTGAAGGCAGCGACAGCACCAATCCAAAAGAGTTAGCAATGCTGCTGTTTTCGGAGCAAAGTCCGGCAATGTGTTACGCCGCTTACTACTTGCTGTCCGAAGATAAGCTTTACTTTAAGCAGAAAGGCGATCGCTACGAACCCAGATCCGCAACACAGGTTGCAGAACTCAAACATCAAATCGAGATGGAAGCTCAACGCCAGCGCGATTGGCAGAGTTTCTTAGAACGCATTCAACTCGTCCTAGCCGGAACGCCTACCGAGTGGCAGTCCACTGATCGACCCCGACTTGATGCTTTGGAGCGATTTGCTACTGTGGAAGAAGCACCGAATCGATCCAGCGCGATCGAGGTACTTGCCGCCCTGAAACGTCCTGAAACGTCTTCAGCCGCCTTCCAGCTTCTCGTTGATCTTGGAATCTGGAGTCCACACGAGAACATGTTCCTGCGGCGTGCTCAGGTTCCGATTCAATTCTCTAATAAGGTTCTGGAAGTGACGCACCATCGTTTGGAATTCCCACCTGCTGATCTCGATGTCAATCGCCTTGATCTGACGCACTTGAAGGTTTACACGATCGACGATGAAAGCACCCGCGAAATTGATGATGGCTTGAGCTTAGAAGTTCTCCCCGACGGGCGCGAGAAAATTTGGATTCACATCGCTGATCCGACTCGTTGGGTGGCTCCCGGTGACGAACTTGATCTCGATGCCCGCAAACGCATTACGACCATCTATCTGCCAACGGGCATGATTCCGATGTTTCCGTCTGAGTTGGCAACAGGTCCCATGAGCTTGAATCCAGGCAAAACTTGCTGTGCCTTAAGCTTTGGAGTGACGCTGACCAAAGAAGGCGCGGTGGAAGATTACAGCATTCACGCGAGTTCAATTCGATCGACCTATCGCCTCACCTATGATGATGTCGATGAGATGCTGCATCTTGGAATTCAAGGTGAACCAGAAATCGAAGCCTTAGCAAAATGGGCAAAACGACGCACTGCATGGCGACAGTCCCAAGGTGCAATTAGCATTCATATGCCGGAGTCTTCAATCAAAGTAAAAAGCGATGGCGAAGTGACGATCGAAGTTCTCGACGACGCTCTCTCCCGTCAACTCGTCGCTGAAATGATGATTTTGGCAGGAGAAGTTGCTGCTCGTTACGCTCAAACGCACAATTTGCCGCTTCCCTTTCGCGGTCAACCTCAGCCGGAATTACCCTCGGATGAAGAACTGCTGCAACTTCCGGCGGGTCCTGTGCGATCGTGCGCCATCCGTCGCTGTATGCCCCGCAGCGAATTGACCATTACGCCTGCTCGTCATGCAAGTCTCGGACTCGACACCTACACTCAAGTCACCTCCCCGATTCGTCGCTACAGCGATTTAGTTGCCCACTTCCAAATCAAGGCGCATTTACGCGGTGATGTTCTGCCTTTCTCAGTCGAGGAAGTGAAAGAACTGATGATTAATATTGGTCTAGCCGTTCAAGAAGCGGTCTTTGTCGAGCGTCAAACCAATCGCTACTGGAGCCTGGAATATTTGCGACGGCACTCTAATGAAGTGTGGGATGCTTTGATGCTGCGCTGGTTGCGGGAGCATGAAGGATTAGGTCTGGTGCTGCTCGAAGAATTGGGTCTGGAGCTGCCGATGGTTTTCGCGCGATCGGCACGTCCCGGCGATCAATTGCGCCTCAAAGTTAGTCTCGTCGATCCGCGCCGTGATGAAATCCGCTTCCAAGAAGTCACCCAACAAGAAGCACAGCAAGCGGTCGGATAG
- a CDS encoding DUF1350 family protein gives MSIFQFRPLCHSWVALHPHPRGVVQFIGGAFFGSFPTIAYRYLLQQIFEAGYTVIALPFRFSFRHWSLAIELLEEQNTLRQELTAIAKRLNYDYELYQDKTNYYWIGHSLGCKYIALLELLSSEQWRQVLCSCVEAKQIEQVERAIAHLSIASVSIKGQPSLLLAPDISDTESAVPIRFLAQLLDKFKLGALPTRVQTQCLVEQSELFNLTGLISFDRDTIAGSSANAQKQPLSENDVLWFLSQLKQRHYRVLYRELSGKHLEPVGVQIGGWVVDFNPWDKFAESIAGRTLESVVLEFLDRLRQREQGLESSSSQSLYDRASYIRSST, from the coding sequence ATGAGTATTTTTCAATTCAGACCGCTTTGCCATAGTTGGGTCGCATTGCATCCTCATCCCAGGGGTGTCGTTCAGTTTATTGGGGGTGCTTTCTTTGGGTCGTTCCCGACGATCGCCTATCGATATTTGCTGCAACAGATTTTTGAAGCGGGATATACCGTTATTGCTTTACCGTTTCGGTTTAGTTTTCGTCATTGGTCACTCGCGATCGAGCTTTTAGAGGAGCAAAATACGCTGAGACAAGAACTAACAGCGATCGCAAAGCGTCTTAACTATGATTACGAGCTTTACCAGGATAAAACGAATTACTATTGGATCGGACATAGTTTAGGCTGTAAGTACATTGCACTGCTAGAGCTTTTAAGCAGTGAACAATGGCGGCAAGTGTTGTGTTCTTGTGTCGAAGCAAAGCAGATTGAGCAAGTTGAACGAGCGATCGCTCACCTTTCAATAGCTTCGGTTTCAATTAAAGGGCAACCCTCATTGCTATTAGCTCCCGACATTTCTGATACTGAAAGTGCAGTTCCGATTCGATTTCTAGCACAGCTGTTAGATAAGTTTAAGCTGGGTGCGTTGCCTACTCGCGTTCAAACGCAGTGCTTGGTCGAGCAGAGTGAGCTATTTAATCTAACGGGGTTAATTTCGTTCGATCGCGATACCATTGCTGGAAGCTCTGCCAACGCACAAAAGCAGCCCTTGAGTGAAAATGATGTGCTTTGGTTTTTATCCCAACTCAAACAGCGCCACTATCGAGTGCTGTATCGAGAACTTTCAGGTAAACATTTAGAACCCGTTGGAGTTCAAATCGGTGGCTGGGTTGTGGACTTTAACCCCTGGGATAAGTTTGCGGAATCGATCGCAGGACGCACTCTAGAAAGCGTTGTACTTGAATTTCTCGATCGTCTGCGTCAGAGAGAACAGGGGTTGGAATCTTCCAGTTCCCAGTCTCTCTACGATCGCGCCTCTTACATCCGCTCTAGCACCTGA